The following is a genomic window from candidate division KSB1 bacterium.
GCTCGAAGGCCGGCGCCTGCCGCTCGGCATGCTCGACATCACCTTTTACCGCGACGACATGCTGCGCAAACTGAAAAAGCCGCGCGTGCAGGCCACGAACATTCCCTTCGATATCGACGGCAAAGTCGTCATGCTGGTGGATGACGTGCTCTACACCGGCCGCACCATCCGCGCGGCACTCGATGCCTTAATGGATTTCGGCCGGCCGGCGCGCATCCAGCTCGCCGTGCTCATCGACCGCGGCCATCGCGAGCTGCCGATCAAGGCGGATTTCATCGGCCAGGAAGTCAAAACCACCGCCGGCGAGGAAGTTCGCGTCAAATTGAAAAATGTCGACGGCGAAGACGGCGTCTATTTGGTCGAAACGCTCAATGAAACAAAGCCATGAACTCAAGCATGTCGCAAGTTGCAGGTGAAAAGCTCGGATGCATTGCCACTTGCAATTTGCCACTTGCCACTTGCTCGAGGTCTAAATGATCATCTCAAAACACCTGCTCGGCCTGGAAGGTGTTCAGCGCGAAGAGATTTCACTGATTTTGAAAACGGCACACTCCTTTAAAGAAGTTCTCACCCGACCCATTCCCAAGGTTCCCACCCTGCGTGGCAAAACCATCGTCAATCTCTTTTTTGAAGCCTCCACTCGCACCCGCATTTCGTTCGAGCTGGCGGAGAAACGCCTGTCGGCGGACAGCATCAATTTTACCACCTCCGGCTCCTCGGTGGCAAAGGGCGAAACGCTGAAAGACACCGTGCGCAACATCGAGGCGATGAAGATCGACATGGTGGTGATTCGCCATCAGGCTTCCGGCGCGGCGCATTTCCTGGCGCAATGTCTCGACGCCGGCGTGATCAATGCCGGCGACGGCCAGCACGAGCATCCGACCCAGGGCCTGCTCGACATGATGACCTTGCAGGAAAAATTTGGGCGCTTGCAGGGATTGAAAGTGGCGATTGTCGGCGACATCACACACAGCCGGGTCGCGCGCAGTAATATCCACGGGCTGATGACGATGGGTGCGGCGGTGGCGCTCTGCGGCCCGGCTACCCTTTTGCCGCGCGATATTCCGGCGGCTTTTGGAAAAGACCTGCTCGTCTTCAAAAAAGTCGATGAGGCGATTCGCTGGGCTGACGCGGTGAACGTCCTGCGCTTGCAGCTCGAGCGGCAAAAGCACGGTTTGCTGCCGTCGCTGCGCGAGTATGCGATGCACTTCGGCATCACGCGCCGCCGTCTCGAAGCCGCGAAGAAAGAGGTCGTGATCATGCACCCCGGCCCCATCAATCGCGGCGTCGAGCTGGAGAGCGATCTCGCCGACAGCGAGTTTTCGGTGATTCTCGATCAAGTCACCAATGGCGTCGCCGTGCGCATGGCTGTGCTCTACCTCAAAAGCGGCGGCGAGCAGGAAGTGGTCAACGGAACTGGGCTATAAAAACGTTCGCTGGTTAACCAGTTGGCCCGTTGCAGCTAACTGGCAAACCCGCTAACAGGCAAACTGTCTGACAAGGTTTATTTATGCCTCGCACAATTAAGACCAAGGCAATTAAAAATCTTTTAATCCGCGGCGCGAGAATCATCGATCCCTCGCAAGCGCTCGACAAACATGGCGATGTCGTGATCGAAAACGGCATCATCACCCGCGTTGGCGATAATCTCGCGGCACCGCAGCATTTTGAAATGGTCGACGCCCGCGATCTTGTGGTGAGCCCCGGCTGGTGCGACATGCACGTGCATTTCCGCGAGCCGGGCCGCGAAGATGAAGAAACAATTGAAACCGGCTGCGCCGCCGCCGTGGCCGGAGGCTTTACCGCGGCTTGCCCGATGCCCAATACCTCACCGGCAACGGACAAGCGCGAGATTGTCGAATCGATCATTAAAAAATCAAAGGAGACGTTGGTCGAGGTTTATCCCATTGCCGCCGCCACCAAAGGCCGCGAAGGCAAAGAGCTTTCCGAGATGGCCGAGCTTGTCGAGGCCGGGGCCGTCGCGTTTTCCGATGACGGCTGCGCGATTGCGACGGCGGAATTGACCCGGCGCGCGATGGAATATGCCAACATGCTCGGCGTGCCGATCATCGAGCACGCCGAAGAAGCGACGCTCGATGATGGCGGC
Proteins encoded in this region:
- the pyrR gene encoding bifunctional pyr operon transcriptional regulator/uracil phosphoribosyltransferase PyrR translates to MHTSDYKIKAVLMDDKSLNRTLSRLAHQIVESNRGAENLVFIGILTRGVQIAERLIEKIEPLEGRRLPLGMLDITFYRDDMLRKLKKPRVQATNIPFDIDGKVVMLVDDVLYTGRTIRAALDALMDFGRPARIQLAVLIDRGHRELPIKADFIGQEVKTTAGEEVRVKLKNVDGEDGVYLVETLNETKP
- a CDS encoding aspartate carbamoyltransferase catalytic subunit codes for the protein MIISKHLLGLEGVQREEISLILKTAHSFKEVLTRPIPKVPTLRGKTIVNLFFEASTRTRISFELAEKRLSADSINFTTSGSSVAKGETLKDTVRNIEAMKIDMVVIRHQASGAAHFLAQCLDAGVINAGDGQHEHPTQGLLDMMTLQEKFGRLQGLKVAIVGDITHSRVARSNIHGLMTMGAAVALCGPATLLPRDIPAAFGKDLLVFKKVDEAIRWADAVNVLRLQLERQKHGLLPSLREYAMHFGITRRRLEAAKKEVVIMHPGPINRGVELESDLADSEFSVILDQVTNGVAVRMAVLYLKSGGEQEVVNGTGL